A region from the Rhodamnia argentea isolate NSW1041297 chromosome 7, ASM2092103v1, whole genome shotgun sequence genome encodes:
- the LOC115749514 gene encoding auxin response factor 2A produces the protein MASGNVRVEGRADVETALYNELWQACAGPLVAVPRQGERVFYFPQGHIEQVEASTNQVANQQMPLYNLPSKILCRVINVQLKAEPDTDEVFAQITLLPEANQDENSLDKEPPPPPPPRFKVHSFCKTLTASDTSTHGGFSVLRRHADECLPPLDMSKQPPTQELAAKDLHGNEWRFRHIFRGQPRRHLLQSGWSVFVSSKRLVSGDAFIFLRGENGELRVGVRRAMKQQANVSPSVISSHSMHLGVLATAWHAISTGTMFTVYYKPRISPAEFIIPYDQYMESLKKNYSIGMRFKMRFEGEEAPEQRFTGTIVGVEDADPKGWRDSKWRSLKVRWDENSAIPRPERVSPWNIEPAMAPLALNPLAVSRPKRPRTSILPSSPESSVLTREGYICKVGADPSCSNGYSRVLQDPESSILRGIATNNDFDAMEKSVMFPPSLEEEKFDMLSASKRHELESWMTSSRRGPTCADLLSGFGGDTDVSRGFSLSSEQSSAANPARKQLVDQERKYHIIGNSWSMIPSTLSLNLSESNRNTSLHGNDTHSPQCIGQYSGSNEYPVVHGQRVEQPHQNWVMRPPTSPHFNFPHASESISKSALEQQHEASKAKEGNCKLFGIPLASNPVMPKFALSVGSMTNVLIDHMHSPSCQAHGFPLDQPTETLNGANNGDDLVANELEKEKLFQNSQPYSREIQHRVQGSSTRSCTKVHKQGIALGRSVDLAKFNNYDELVAELDRLFEFGGELMNPRSNWLIVYTDDEGDMMLVGDDPWQEFCGIVRKISIYTREEVQKMNPRTISSKDEDNLMVDEGVVSKKMTLDVLPSASVAKNC, from the exons ATGGCGTCGGGGAATGTCAGGGTAGAGGGCCGAGCTG ATGTTGAAACTGCGCTCTACAATGAGCTCTGGCAAGCCTGCGCTGGTCCTCTCGTCGCCGTCCCTCGTCAAGGCGAgcgtgttttctattttccccAGGGCCACATCGAGCAG GTCGAGGCCTCCACCAATCAGGTCGCCAACCAGCAGATGCCCCTCTATAATCTTCCCTCAAAGATCCTTTGTCGTGTCATCAACGTCCAATTGAAG GCTGAACCAGACACTGATGAGGTGTTTGCGCAAATAACCTTGCTTCCCGAGGCAAAC CAAGATGAGAACTCCCTGGACAAGgaacctcctcctccccctcctccaaGATTTAAGGTGCATTCTTTCTGCAAGACCTTGACTGCCTCGGACACCAGCACTCATGGTGGATTCTCAGTGTTGAGACGTCATGCGGATGAATGCCTTCCACCCCTG GACATGTCCAAGCAACCTCCTACACAAGAACTGGCTGCCAAGGATTTGCATGGGAATGAATGGCGTTTTCGGCACATATTCCGGG GTCAGCCAAGGAGGCACCTACTGCAAAGTGGTTGGAGTGTTTTTGTGAGCTCCAAAAGACTTGTCTCTGGAGATGCATTTATATTCCTAAG GGGCGAAAATGGGGAACTTCGTGTTGGTGTTAGACGAGCTATGAAACAGCAAGCCAACGTTTCACCATCGGTCATATCTAGTCACAGCATGCATCTTGGCGTCCTTGCTACGGCATGGCATGCCATTTCTACAGGAACTATGTTCACTGTTTACTACAAACCTAG GATAAGCCCTGCTGAGTTCATCATCCCTTATGATCAGTACATGGAGTCTCTCAAGAAGAATTACTCCATTGGAATGAGATTCAAAATGAGATTTGAAGGGGAAGAAGCTCCGGAGCAGAG GTTTACTGGAACAATAGTTGGCGTTGAAGATGCTGACCCAAAAGGGTGGCGAGATTCAAAATGGAGAAGTCTCAAG GTGAGATGGGATGAGAATTCTGCCATACCTCGTCCAGAAAGAGTATCACCTTGGAATATAGAACCTGCTATGGCTCCTCTTGCTCTAAACCCTCTTGCAGTTTCCAGGCCTAAAAGGCCTAGGACAAGCATTTTGCCCTCGTCTCCTGAATCTTCAGTTCTTACTAGGGAAG GTTATATATGTAAAGTAGGTGCAGACCCTTCATGTTCAAATGGGTATTCGAGGGTCTTGCAAGATCCAGAATCATCGATCTTGAGAGGAATTGCCACCAATAATGATTTTGATGCCATGGAGAAGTCTGTAATGTTTCCACCTTCACTGGAGGAAGAAAAGTTTGATATGCTTTCTGCTTCTAAACGACATGAACTGGAGAGCTGGATGACTTCAAGCAGGAGGGGGCCAACCTGCGCTGATTTACTATCAGGTTTCGGTGGAGATACTGATGTCTCCCGTGGGTTCAGCTTGTCCTCTGAACAATCTTCTGCAGCTAATCCAGCGAGGAAACAGTTAGTAGATCAGGAAAGGAAATATCATATAATCGGGAATTCTTGGTCCATGATACCTTCTACTCTATCGCTTAACTTGTCAGAATCTAATAGGAACACTTCTTTACATGGAAATGATACGCACTCTCCGCAATGTATTGGTCAATATAGCGGGTCCAATGAATATCCAGTTGTTCATGGCCAGAGAGTTGAGCAGCCACATCAGAATTGGGTGATGCGTCCACCCACGTCAcctcattttaattttcctcaTGCAAGTGAGTCAATCTCGAAGTCTGCCTTGGAGCAACAGCATGAAGCCTCAAAAGCAAAGGAAGGCAACTGCAAGCTCTTTGGAATTCCTTTGGCCAGCAATCCTGTTATGCCTAAATTTGCTCTTTCAGTTGGAAGCATGACAAATGTGTTAATAGACCATATGCATTCCCCTTCATGCCAAGCTCATGGGTTTCCACTGGATCAGCCAACAGAGACACTAAATGGGGCAAACAATGGAGATGATCTGGTTGCCAATGAGCTGGAGAAGGAGAAGCTGTTCCAGAATAGTCAACCATATAGCAGAGAAATCCAACATAGGGTGCAGGGAAGCTCAACTAGAAGCTGTACTAAG GTTCACAAGCAGGGGATTGCGCTTGGTAGATCTGTGGACCTAGCCAAGTTCAACAATTATGACGAACTGGTGGCGGAATTAGATCGATTATTTGAATTTGGTGGGGAGTTAATGAATCCGAGGAGCAACTGGCTAATTGTATATACTGATGACGAGGGTGACATGATGCTTGTTGGGGATGACCCGTGGCA GGAATTTTGTGGCATTGTTCGGAAGATTTCTATTTATACTCGAGAGGAGGTTCAAAAGATGAACCCAAGGACTATTAGTTCCAAGGACGAAGACAATTTGATGGTCGATGAAGGGGTGGTTTCAAAGAAAATGACTTTGGACGTGCTGCCTTCAGCATCTGTCGCTAAAAACTGTTAA
- the LOC115749576 gene encoding pentatricopeptide repeat-containing protein At5g61990, mitochondrial: protein MAAHAESQPTPPSPLSLPPLVTVVPPVQWPSGPQQRHTRIAARADSKDQTCRWPMSISSRLARLKCVRSLSTSPSPSHSQLNHRTASEIAAILTHNDWELLLRSSDLPQKLNPDVVLSVLRNNKVRDPKRLLSFFCWSDSFLGVPQNLHSFSILAVILCNSMLFPLAHGVADRMIDTGAPVSQILDSLLWSYRQFSSGNDVAVFEIAISVYKRRGLLGEACSVFFGAMDGGLVPSLVCCNTLLKDLCKANRMPLFWKVYGGMLEAGAVPDVYTYTSLITAYFKVDDAEGAKQVLSDMKKKGCTPNLVIFNVMIGGLCRSGLLDDALSLFKAMPGQGFTPDRYTYTILIDGFCKHRRSREAEALLDEMFHVGLNPEQITYTALLDGFMKEGDVDEAFRIKDLMVNRGLKLKVPTYNVLIAGLCRNGDVEKAGTLLKEMTVVGTSPDTQSYNPLIEEYCRKQNMVKTREMLIEMKSRNLLPSVYTYAVIIKGLCLSGHLQASNNLLDEMISANVKPNTIIYTTLIKGHIEQNKYEDAKRIFEEMKDRGISPDVFCYNSLIMGLCKANKMEEARAYLVEMSEKGFKPNEYTYGAFVSGYCKAGDMLAAGRFFMEMIDCGVAPNGVICTTLIDGHCKGGDIGDAFTIVKVMLERQVLPDVQIYGLLIQGLSKNGKKKEAMEVFSELQEKGLVADIFIYNSVISCLSKLGKLADAFQLLEEMGQRCVNPNIVTYNALLNGLCKLGDIVGARKLFDGISARGLAPNRVTYATIIDGYCKSGNLGEAFHLFDEMLSVGVQPDSFVYSALINGCFKEGNVEKALSLFNDMVNKGFASTVSFNAVIDGFSKLGKLSEAENLVEVMVDRHIAPNHVTYTILIDYFCKAGMLSKAEDLFIKMQRQNLTPNVVTYTSLINGQSSTGNRPKAFAAFEEMVSRGIEPDEVIYSVMVDAYCKEGDLIKAIELFDELLVKGFTISEGVYNDLLATLCEKVSFPEILMVLDKIGERKPKLSVTTCSTLVCGFAKAGSMEKAEKILESAVRLGWLPVSTVLSDFYKVEIGGHKNDPGNFFKEEEMEVASQAST from the coding sequence ATGGCGGCCCATGCGGAAAGCCAACCGACGCCGCCGTCTCCATTGTCTCTTCCCCCTCTCGTCACTGTTGTTCCTCCGGTTCAGTGGCCATCCGGACCTCAGCAGAGGCACACTCGCATCGCCGCTCGCGCGGATTCCAAGGATCAAACTTGTCGTTGGCCCATGTCAATATCATCCAGACTCGCTCGCCTCAAGTGCGTCCGATCACTTTCCACCTCCCCAAGCCCCTCGCATTCTCAGCTCAACCACCGGACGGCGAGCGAGATCGCCGCCATCCTCACTCATAATGATTGGGAGCTCCTCCTTCGTTCCTCCGACCTTCCCCAGAAGCTCAACCCCGATGTGGTCCTATCCGTGCTCCGCAACAACAAGGTACGCGACCCCAAACGCCTCCTCAGCTTCTTCTGCTGGTCCGATTCCTTTCTGGGCGTGCCCCAGAACTTGCATTCCTTCTCGATTCTCGCCGTCATTCTCTGCAATTCTATGCTTTTTCCTCTCGCCCATGGCGTCGCCGACCGGATGATCGATACGGGCGCGCCGGTGTCCCAGATATTAGACTCTTTGCTTTGGAGTTACCGTCAATTTAGCAGTGGTAATGATGTTGCGGTTTTTGAGATTGCCATCAGTGTTTACAAAAGGAGAGGGCTTTTGGGCGAAGCTTGCTCCGTGTTTTTCGGTGCCATGGACGGTGGGCTCGTGCCTAGTTTAGTGTGTTGCAACACGCTCCTCAAGGATTTGTGCAAGGCCAATAGAATGCCCCTGTTTTGGAAGGTTTACGGCGGCATGTTGGAGGCCGGTGCTGTTCCTGACGTTTACACCTATACTAGTCTCATCACTGCGTACTTCAAGGTGGACGATGCTGAGGGGGCTAAACAGGTGCTTTCTGACATGAAGAAGAAGGGATGTACCCCCAATTTAGTTATATTCAACGTAATGATCGGAGGACTGTGCAGATCTGGGCTCCTAGATGACGCTTTAAGTTTGTTCAAGGCTATGCCTGGCCAGGGTTTCACGCCCGATCGATATACTTACACCATACTCATCGATGGGTTTTGTAAGCACAGGAGGTCGAGAGAGGCAGAAGCATTACTTGATGAAATGTTCCATGTTGGATTAAATCCTGAACAAATTACCTACACAGCGTTGCTGGATGGGTTCATGAAAGAAGGTGATGTCGACGAGGCTTTCAGAATCAAAGATTTGATGGTTAACCGTGGTCTAAAGTTGAAGGTTCCCACATACAACGTACTCATCGCGGGTCTTTGTAGGAATGGTGACGTGGAGAAGGCAGGTACTCTGCTCAAAGAGATGACTGTCGTGGGCACAAGCCCTGACACCCAGAGTTATAATCCACTGATAGAGGAATACTGTAGGAAGCAAAACATGGTTAAGACTCGTGAGATGTTGATTGAGATGAAAAGTAGAAACTTGCTACCCTCAGTTTACACGTATGCTGTGATAATAAAGGGCCTATGCCTCAGTGGACATCTCCAAGCGTCTAACAACCTTTTGGATGAGATGATTAGTGCAAATGTAAAACCAAATACAATAATTTACACGACTCTGATCAAgggccacattgaacaaaataagTATGAAGATGCAAAGAGAATTTTCGAGGAAATGAAGGATAGAGGGATTTCACCTGATGTTTTTTGTTATAATTCTCTTATCATGGGGCTCTGCAAAGCAaacaagatggaagaagcaaggGCATACTTAGTTGAAATGTCGGAGAAGGGGTTCAAGCCTAACGAATATACTTATGGGGCTTTCGTCAGTGGGTATTGTAAGGCAGGAGATATGCTGGCAGCTGGCAGATTCTTCATGGAGATGATAGACTGCGGTGTAGCACCAAATGGTGTTATCTGCACGACTCTTATTGATGGTCATTGTAAAGGAGGTGACATTGGAGACGCGTTCACAATTGTTAAGGTCATGCTTGAGCGGCAAGTGCTCCCAGATGTACAGATTTACGGACTGTTGATCCAAGGACTTTCTaagaatgggaaaaaaaaagaagcaatggAAGTTTTTTCTGAGCTCCAGGAAAAAGGCCTAGTggctgatatttttatttacaattcTGTTATATCTTGTTTGTCTAAACTGGGTAAACTAGCAGATGCTTTTCAACTCCTCGAGGAGATGGGTCAAAGATGTGTCAATCCTAATATTGTCACTTACAATGCCTTGCTTAATGGTCTTTGTAAGTTAGGAGACATTGTTGGAGCTAGGAAACTGTTTGATGGAATTTCAGCTAGAGGTTTGGCTCCTAATAGAGTGACCTATGCCACAATCATAGATGGATACTGTAAGTCTGGCAATTTAGGTGAGGCATTCCATTTGTTTGATGAGATGCTATCCGTGGGAGTTCAACCTGATAGCTTTGTTTATTCTGCCCTTATCAATGGTTGCTTCAAAGAAGGCAACGTAGAGAAGGCTCTTTCTTTGTTTAATGATATGGTGAACAAAGGCTTTGCATCTACTGTTTCTTTCAACGCTGTAATTGATGGATTCAGCAAGTTGGGAAAGCTGAGTGAAGCTGAGAATTTGGTGGAAGTTATGGTTGATAGGCACATTGCACCTAATCATGTGACCTATACCATTCTCATTGATTATTTTTGTAAGGCAGGAATGTTAAGTAAAGCAGAGGATCTCTTCATCAAGATGCAACGGCAGAATCTGACACCAAACGTCGTGACTTATACTTCCCTAATAAATGGTCAGAGCAGCACTGGGAACAGACCCAAAGCATTCGCTGCTTTCGAGGAGATGGTGAGCCGAGGGATTGAGCCTGATGAAGTAATCTATTCGGTGATGGTTGATGCGTATTGCAAGGAAGGTGACTTGATAAAAGCTATTGAGCTTTTTGATGAATTGCTTGTCAAGGGCTTTACCATTAGTGAAGGTGTCTATAATGATCTTTTGGCTACATTGTGTGAAAAAGTAAGTTTTCCGGAAATTCTGATGGTACTCGATAAGATAGGAGAGCGCAAACCTAAGCTAAGTGTGACTACATGTAGTACTTTGGTCTGTGGATTTGCCAAAGCAGGAAGTATGGAAAAAGCAGAAAAGATTCTGGAAAGTGCAGTTAGGCTTGGATGGTTACCAGTTTCCACTGTTCTAAGTGATTTTTATAAGGTTGAAATTGGTGGCCACAAGAATGACCCGGGGAACTTCttcaaagaagaagagatggaagTTGCTTCTCAGGCTTCAACTTGA